The Ensifer adhaerens genome contains a region encoding:
- a CDS encoding sarcosine oxidase subunit beta family protein: MRYSAFSLVRNALSGNLNWKPHWRQPQPKSHYDVIIVGGGGHGLSTAYYLAKEFGVKNVAVLEKGYLGSGNVGRNTTIVRSNYMLPGNEPFYEFSMKLWEGLEQDLNYNVMLSQRGVIMLYHSDGQRDAYVRRGNAMWMEGVAAELIEREQLKKMIPFLNYDHARYPILGGLLQRRAGTARHDAVAWGYARGADQHGVDIIEHCEVTGIRRENGVVTGVETTKGFIGCGKLALAAAGNTSRVGEMADLKLPLESHVLQAFVTEGLKPCIDHVIVYGGGHFYISQSDKGGLVFGAEIDGYSSYAQRGNLATAEHVMEEGVTMIPGLSRVRVLRAWGGVMDMSMDGSPIIDRTSIDNLYLNCGWCYGGFKATPASGYCFAHLIAKNDTHPVARALRLDRFARGYAVDEAGAGPQPNLH; this comes from the coding sequence ATGCGTTATTCCGCCTTCTCGCTTGTCAGGAACGCCCTTTCCGGAAACCTGAACTGGAAACCGCATTGGCGCCAGCCACAGCCGAAATCCCACTATGACGTGATCATCGTCGGCGGCGGCGGCCATGGGCTCTCGACCGCCTATTATCTCGCCAAGGAATTCGGCGTGAAGAACGTCGCGGTCCTGGAAAAGGGCTATCTCGGCTCGGGTAATGTCGGCCGCAACACGACGATCGTGCGCTCCAACTACATGCTGCCCGGCAACGAACCCTTCTACGAGTTCTCGATGAAGCTCTGGGAGGGGCTGGAGCAGGATCTCAACTACAATGTGATGCTGTCGCAGCGCGGCGTCATCATGCTCTACCACAGCGACGGCCAGCGCGATGCCTATGTGCGCCGCGGCAATGCCATGTGGATGGAAGGTGTGGCAGCGGAGCTCATCGAGCGTGAGCAGTTGAAGAAGATGATCCCCTTCCTCAACTACGATCACGCCCGCTATCCGATCCTCGGTGGCCTGCTGCAGCGCCGCGCCGGTACCGCGCGGCATGATGCGGTCGCTTGGGGCTATGCCCGCGGCGCCGACCAGCATGGTGTCGACATCATCGAGCATTGCGAAGTGACCGGCATTCGCCGCGAAAACGGTGTCGTCACCGGCGTCGAAACGACCAAGGGGTTCATCGGCTGCGGCAAGCTGGCGCTGGCGGCGGCCGGCAACACCTCGCGCGTCGGCGAAATGGCGGATCTGAAGCTGCCGCTGGAAAGCCATGTGCTGCAGGCCTTCGTGACCGAGGGGCTGAAGCCCTGCATCGATCACGTGATCGTCTATGGTGGCGGCCACTTCTACATCTCGCAATCGGACAAGGGCGGCCTCGTCTTCGGCGCCGAGATCGACGGCTATTCGTCCTATGCCCAGCGCGGCAATCTGGCGACCGCCGAGCACGTGATGGAGGAGGGGGTGACGATGATCCCCGGCCTGTCGCGCGTTCGGGTGCTGCGCGCCTGGGGGGGCGTCATGGACATGAGCATGGACGGCTCGCCGATCATCGACCGCACCTCGATCGACAATCTCTACTTGAACTGCGGCTGGTGCTACGGCGGTTTCAAGGCGACGCCGGCTTCCGGCTACTGCTTCGCCCACCTGATCGCCAAGAACGACACCCATCCGGTGGCGCGCGCCTTGAGGCTCGATCGCTTCGCCCGCGGCTATGCCGTCGACGAGGCCGGCGCCGGCCCGCAGCCCAACCTTCACTGA
- the cysQ gene encoding 3'(2'),5'-bisphosphate nucleotidase CysQ, whose amino-acid sequence MLEILQQSAITAGRAILDIYNAGPEVTHKPDCSPVTDADTTAERIILADLASAFPDIPVVAEEAVSAGFVPEISGKSFFLVDPLDGTKEFISRNDDFTVNIALIENGAPVAGVVYAPALGILYAAHHGKAVKSVIDGSFRLTEETIIGCRSCGDRMVGLASRWHNSAETIDYLEKHGIADYRTVGSSLKFCLLAEGVADVYPRFSRTMEWDTAAGDAILRAAGGETLTMDGTPLTYGKRNQKDDSDFANPWFVSRGKP is encoded by the coding sequence ATGCTGGAGATACTGCAACAATCGGCAATAACGGCGGGTCGGGCCATTCTCGACATCTACAATGCCGGGCCGGAGGTCACGCACAAGCCTGACTGCTCGCCGGTCACCGATGCCGACACGACGGCCGAACGCATCATCCTGGCAGACCTCGCCTCCGCCTTTCCGGACATCCCCGTGGTCGCCGAGGAAGCGGTGTCCGCCGGCTTCGTGCCGGAGATTTCCGGCAAGTCGTTTTTCCTTGTCGATCCGCTCGACGGCACCAAGGAATTCATCAGCCGCAACGACGACTTCACCGTCAACATCGCGCTGATCGAAAACGGCGCGCCCGTCGCGGGCGTCGTCTACGCCCCGGCGCTTGGAATCCTCTATGCGGCACACCATGGCAAGGCGGTAAAGTCGGTTATTGATGGCAGCTTTCGCCTGACCGAAGAAACGATCATCGGCTGCCGCAGCTGCGGGGATCGCATGGTGGGGCTCGCCAGCCGCTGGCACAACAGCGCCGAGACGATCGACTACCTCGAAAAACACGGCATCGCCGATTACCGGACGGTCGGCTCGTCCTTGAAATTCTGCCTGCTCGCCGAAGGCGTGGCCGACGTCTATCCCCGCTTCAGCCGGACGATGGAATGGGACACCGCCGCTGGCGACGCGATCCTGAGGGCCGCCGGTGGCGAAACGCTGACGATGGATGGCACGCCGCTTACCTACGGCAAGCGCAACCAGAAGGACGACAGCGACTTCGCCAATCCCTGGTTCGTATCGCGCGGCAAGCCCTGA
- a CDS encoding GcvT family protein → MKSHAKVVVIGGGVVGCSVLYHLTKFGWTDAVLLERSELTSGSTWHAAGGMHTINGDPNVAKLQKYTVELYKEIEAYSGHDVGLHMTSGMMLAATKERFDWMKSILAKGRYMGLEAELLTPREAHDLMPLLDPDQFVGAVFDPVEGHLDPYGTTHAYAKSAKKNGAEIYLHTKVEDLVQRDDGCWRVITNQGEIVAEHVVNAAGLWAREVGRMVGLELPVLAMEHMYLITEDMPEVIEFNQTRGKELMHCVDFDGEIYLRQERNGMLMGTYEKACRPWSPVTTPWDFGHELLAEDIDRISPELEVGFRHFPAFNKAGIKKIINGPFTFSPDGNPLVGPVRGLRNFWSACAVMAGFSQGGGVGLALANWMIHGDPGFDVFAMDVSRYGDFATLAYTNAKVRENYSRRFSIRYPNEELPAARPLLTTPIYDRLKAAGAVFGASYGLETPLWFAPEGVKDAFSWRRSTDFETVGAEARAVREGVGLMETSGFAKYAITGKGAEAWLDRMLACRIPEVGRMALAPMLKEDGKLIGDFTLAKLEEGDFLLVGSGIAEDYHMRWFEAHLPADGSVTLKALKLELAGLSIAGPKARDVLESLTHLDVSDADFPFMDIRRMDLGMAPALVGRVSYTGDLGYEIWMKPEYQRYLFELLMEKGAASGIRLFGLRALNALRVEKSFGSWAREYRPLYGPVEAGLGRFVATGKDADFIGKAAALKEKADGGAMRLRTFVLDARDADVIGDEPIYLDGVVRGWVTSGGYAHASGVSVAMGYVPKEIADRSDGWSIELLGEILPARLQPHPLFDSNGQRMRA, encoded by the coding sequence ATGAAAAGCCATGCCAAGGTCGTCGTTATCGGAGGCGGTGTCGTCGGTTGTTCGGTGCTCTATCACCTGACGAAATTCGGCTGGACCGACGCCGTGCTGCTCGAACGATCGGAACTCACCTCCGGCTCCACCTGGCACGCGGCCGGTGGCATGCACACGATCAACGGTGACCCGAACGTCGCCAAGCTGCAGAAATATACGGTCGAGCTCTACAAGGAGATCGAGGCGTATTCCGGCCACGATGTCGGCCTGCACATGACCTCCGGCATGATGCTCGCCGCCACCAAGGAACGTTTCGACTGGATGAAATCGATCCTTGCCAAGGGCCGCTACATGGGGCTCGAAGCCGAGCTTTTGACACCCAGGGAAGCGCACGACCTGATGCCGCTGCTCGATCCCGACCAATTCGTCGGCGCGGTGTTCGATCCGGTCGAGGGGCATCTCGATCCCTATGGCACGACGCATGCCTATGCCAAATCGGCGAAGAAGAACGGTGCGGAGATCTATCTGCACACCAAGGTCGAGGACCTGGTGCAGCGGGACGACGGTTGCTGGCGGGTGATCACCAACCAGGGCGAAATTGTCGCCGAACACGTCGTCAACGCCGCCGGCCTCTGGGCCCGCGAGGTGGGGCGCATGGTGGGGCTGGAGCTGCCTGTGCTCGCTATGGAGCACATGTATCTCATCACCGAGGACATGCCCGAGGTCATCGAGTTCAACCAGACGCGCGGCAAGGAGCTGATGCACTGTGTCGATTTCGACGGCGAGATTTATCTCCGCCAGGAGCGGAACGGCATGCTGATGGGCACCTATGAGAAGGCGTGTCGTCCGTGGTCGCCCGTCACGACGCCCTGGGACTTCGGCCATGAACTTCTCGCCGAGGACATCGACCGTATCTCGCCCGAACTCGAGGTCGGCTTCCGGCACTTCCCGGCCTTCAACAAGGCCGGCATCAAGAAGATCATCAACGGTCCTTTCACCTTCTCGCCGGACGGTAACCCGCTGGTCGGCCCGGTGCGGGGCTTGAGGAATTTCTGGTCGGCCTGCGCCGTCATGGCCGGATTCAGCCAGGGTGGCGGCGTCGGCCTGGCGCTTGCCAACTGGATGATCCATGGCGACCCCGGCTTCGACGTCTTTGCCATGGACGTTTCGCGCTACGGCGATTTCGCCACGCTTGCCTATACCAATGCCAAGGTGCGCGAGAACTACTCGCGTCGCTTCTCGATCCGTTATCCGAACGAGGAGCTGCCGGCGGCAAGGCCTCTGTTGACGACGCCGATCTACGACCGGCTGAAGGCTGCGGGCGCCGTCTTCGGCGCGTCCTACGGGCTTGAAACGCCGCTGTGGTTTGCACCCGAAGGCGTGAAGGACGCCTTCTCGTGGCGCCGTTCGACCGACTTTGAGACGGTGGGCGCGGAGGCCCGGGCCGTGCGCGAAGGCGTCGGCCTGATGGAGACATCGGGCTTTGCCAAATATGCGATCACCGGCAAGGGCGCTGAAGCCTGGCTCGACCGCATGCTTGCCTGCCGCATCCCTGAGGTCGGGCGCATGGCATTGGCACCGATGCTGAAGGAGGACGGCAAGCTGATCGGCGACTTCACCCTTGCCAAGCTCGAAGAGGGGGATTTCCTGCTTGTTGGATCCGGCATAGCCGAGGACTACCACATGCGCTGGTTCGAGGCGCATCTGCCGGCGGACGGCTCGGTGACGCTGAAGGCGTTGAAGCTGGAGCTGGCCGGCCTGTCGATCGCCGGGCCGAAGGCGCGCGATGTGCTTGAAAGCCTGACCCATCTCGATGTCTCCGACGCCGATTTCCCGTTCATGGACATCCGCCGGATGGATCTCGGCATGGCGCCCGCGCTCGTCGGCCGCGTCAGCTACACCGGCGATCTCGGCTACGAGATCTGGATGAAACCGGAGTACCAGCGTTATCTCTTCGAACTGCTGATGGAGAAGGGGGCGGCTTCCGGGATCCGTTTGTTCGGCCTGAGGGCGCTGAATGCATTGCGCGTCGAAAAATCCTTCGGCAGCTGGGCGCGCGAATATCGTCCGCTCTATGGCCCGGTCGAGGCTGGGCTCGGCCGTTTCGTCGCGACCGGCAAGGATGCGGATTTCATTGGCAAGGCGGCGGCCTTGAAGGAGAAGGCGGATGGCGGCGCGATGCGGCTGCGGACCTTCGTGCTCGATGCGAGGGATGCGGACGTCATCGGCGACGAGCCCATCTATCTCGACGGTGTCGTGCGCGGCTGGGTGACATCGGGCGGCTATGCGCATGCAAGTGGGGTTTCGGTCGCCATGGGCTACGTGCCCAAGGAGATCGCCGACCGAAGCGATGGCTGGTCGATCGAACTCTTGGGTGAGATCCTGCCGGCCCGTCTTCAGCCGCATCCGCTGTTCGATTCGAACGGTCAGCGCATGCGCGCCTAA
- a CDS encoding sarcosine oxidase subunit gamma — MVRDYNNRHALEQKLRSAPTSPAADHLMVGHWRTMATVLARAGREETVREAIAAQSDLPMRFSAPGEWLVVSEVEAPSGLVRWLEELCDGGAYVVDQSDGRVVFRIAGPNVRSILVKGIGLDLHPSAFTVGGSTNALCGHIPVNLARTDEDTFELIVPRSYAVSLFDDLMKMGRAFDLTAAFSD; from the coding sequence ATGGTTCGCGACTACAACAACCGCCACGCACTGGAGCAGAAACTTCGATCGGCACCCACGTCGCCGGCGGCCGACCACCTGATGGTCGGGCATTGGCGCACGATGGCGACGGTTCTTGCGCGCGCCGGCCGGGAGGAGACCGTGCGTGAGGCGATCGCCGCACAGTCCGACTTGCCCATGCGGTTTTCGGCACCGGGGGAATGGCTTGTCGTCTCCGAGGTGGAAGCGCCGAGCGGGCTCGTACGTTGGCTCGAAGAGCTTTGCGACGGCGGTGCCTATGTTGTCGACCAAAGCGATGGGCGCGTCGTCTTCCGGATCGCCGGCCCGAACGTGCGCAGCATCCTCGTCAAGGGCATCGGCCTTGATCTTCATCCCTCAGCCTTCACGGTTGGCGGCAGCACCAATGCGCTGTGCGGTCACATCCCGGTCAATCTCGCCCGGACGGACGAGGACACGTTCGAGCTGATCGTGCCGCGGAGCTATGCGGTATCGCTCTTCGATGACCTGATGAAGATGGGGCGGGCCTTCGATCTCACCGCCGCCTTCTCGGATTGA
- a CDS encoding sarcosine oxidase subunit delta: MASLITCPHCGVRPKEEFVIRGDASRGRPEPMDSDEAWHDYVYVRANPRGRTLEHWHHIAGCRRFLVVERDTATHEVYSVVDAAEFARRAAR; the protein is encoded by the coding sequence ATGGCAAGCCTGATTACCTGCCCGCATTGCGGGGTCCGACCGAAGGAAGAATTCGTGATCCGCGGCGACGCCTCGCGCGGCCGTCCCGAGCCGATGGATTCGGACGAGGCCTGGCATGATTACGTCTATGTGCGCGCCAACCCGCGTGGGCGCACGTTGGAGCATTGGCATCACATCGCCGGCTGTCGCCGCTTCCTGGTGGTCGAGCGCGATACGGCCACCCACGAGGTCTATTCCGTCGTCGATGCGGCCGAGTTTGCGCGGAGGGCAGCGCGATGA
- a CDS encoding Dps family protein translates to MKQTAAVLKPKVRDEEFDIGLTKAYRQQMATALSDILADTYKLVIKSHIYHWNVVGPLFKPLHELTEEHYNALFKATDIIAERIRALGHLAPAKLAEAKTFAPSAASVNHTTAAEMVADLITDHEAAARRIREAGTKADENGDLVTTDMLTDRLNFHEKALWMLRATVAA, encoded by the coding sequence ATGAAACAGACTGCCGCCGTGCTGAAGCCCAAGGTCAGGGACGAAGAATTCGACATCGGCCTGACGAAGGCCTATCGCCAGCAGATGGCAACCGCGCTTTCCGATATCCTTGCCGATACCTACAAGCTGGTGATCAAGAGCCACATCTACCACTGGAACGTGGTCGGGCCCCTGTTCAAGCCGCTGCACGAACTGACCGAAGAGCACTACAACGCGCTGTTCAAGGCAACCGACATCATTGCCGAGCGCATTCGCGCCCTTGGCCACCTGGCGCCGGCGAAGCTCGCCGAAGCAAAAACCTTCGCCCCCAGCGCCGCCTCGGTCAACCACACGACGGCGGCCGAGATGGTGGCAGACCTGATCACCGATCACGAAGCGGCGGCGCGACGCATACGCGAGGCCGGCACCAAGGCCGATGAAAACGGCGACCTGGTCACGACGGACATGCTGACCGATCGCCTCAACTTCCATGAAAAGGCTCTGTGGATGCTGCGGGCGACCGTTGCCGCCTGA
- a CDS encoding branched-chain amino acid ABC transporter permease, producing MEYFVQQLVNGLTLGSIYGMIAIGYTMVYGIIGMINFAHGDIFMLGGFAALIVFLILTTFIGGVPVVLALLLMMIVGMLTAGLWNWTIEKVAYRPLRGSFRLAPLITAIGMSIALSNFIQVTQGPRNKPIPPLVSSVYEVFGITISLKQIIIIVITAALLSIFWYIVNKTPLGRAQRATEQDRKMAALLGVDVDRTISVTFIMGAALAAVAGTMYLMYYGVVVFTDGFVPGVKAFTAAVLGGIGSLPGAVLGGLLIGLIESLWSAYFTIDYKDVATFSILAIVLIFKPSGILGRPEVEKV from the coding sequence ATGGAGTATTTCGTCCAGCAGCTCGTCAACGGGCTGACTCTTGGGTCTATTTATGGTATGATCGCAATCGGTTATACCATGGTCTACGGCATCATTGGCATGATCAACTTCGCCCACGGCGATATCTTCATGCTCGGCGGCTTTGCTGCTTTGATTGTCTTTCTTATTCTCACAACATTCATCGGGGGCGTCCCGGTTGTACTTGCTCTCCTGCTGATGATGATCGTCGGCATGCTGACCGCAGGTCTCTGGAACTGGACGATCGAGAAAGTGGCCTATCGGCCGCTGCGCGGTTCGTTCCGGCTTGCGCCGCTGATCACGGCGATCGGCATGTCGATTGCGTTGTCGAACTTCATCCAGGTGACGCAGGGCCCGCGCAACAAGCCGATCCCGCCGCTCGTCTCCTCGGTCTACGAAGTCTTCGGCATCACCATCTCGCTGAAGCAGATCATCATCATCGTCATCACGGCGGCTCTGCTTTCGATCTTCTGGTACATCGTCAACAAGACGCCGCTCGGCCGCGCCCAGCGCGCGACCGAACAGGACCGGAAGATGGCGGCGCTGCTGGGTGTTGACGTCGACCGCACCATCTCGGTGACCTTCATCATGGGCGCAGCACTCGCTGCCGTCGCCGGCACGATGTATCTGATGTATTATGGCGTCGTCGTCTTCACCGACGGTTTCGTGCCTGGCGTCAAAGCGTTCACCGCGGCCGTTCTCGGCGGCATCGGATCGCTGCCGGGCGCCGTTCTCGGCGGACTGTTGATCGGGCTCATCGAGTCCCTCTGGTCGGCCTATTTCACCATCGACTACAAGGACGTCGCGACCTTCTCCATTCTCGCCATCGTCCTGATCTTCAAGCCGTCTGGCATTCTCGGACGACCGGAAGTCGAGAAGGTATAA
- a CDS encoding response regulator produces the protein MDMAELSPSVRTVLVLEDNFIIAMDVEEILASLGILQVTIAGNANQALELLALQAFDFAILDVNLGDHTSFVVADAMLARGMPFGFTSGYGDAEHFPTYLRHVPRIDKPFNEKSIGQLIAAGIQTREA, from the coding sequence ATTGACATGGCCGAGCTTTCACCGTCCGTCCGGACGGTCCTCGTTCTCGAGGACAACTTCATCATCGCCATGGACGTCGAGGAAATCCTCGCTTCTCTCGGAATATTGCAGGTTACGATCGCCGGAAATGCGAACCAGGCATTGGAGCTGCTGGCGCTCCAGGCCTTCGATTTTGCGATCCTCGACGTCAATCTCGGCGATCACACGAGTTTCGTGGTTGCCGATGCCATGCTTGCCCGCGGAATGCCGTTCGGCTTCACCAGCGGCTACGGCGATGCCGAGCACTTCCCGACCTATCTCAGGCACGTTCCGCGGATCGACAAACCCTTTAACGAGAAATCGATCGGCCAGCTGATCGCCGCTGGGATCCAGACGAGAGAGGCTTAG
- a CDS encoding sarcosine oxidase subunit alpha family protein, with protein sequence MTSYRLSSGGLVDRSKTLSFTFDGRPLRGFSGDTLASALLANDQLLVGRSFKYHRPRGIVSAGPSEPNALVTLGSGARTDANTKATVAELYGGLTAKSQNRWPSLGFDVGAVNGVLSPFLGAGFYYKTFMWPKQFWERVYEPFIRRAAGLGRAVLERDPESYEKSWAFCDLLVVGAGPAGLMAALTAGRAGLRVIVADEDFRLGGSLLATGETVDGAPASVFADRTVAELQALPNVTLLSRTTVFGWYDDNVFGAVERVQKHVAEPSSKLVSERVWRIVAKRALMATGAEERPLVFGGNDRPGVMMAGAMTTYAERYGVAAGKQITIFTSGSAGYRTARALASKGVAIAAIVDARAESADQAPDGIRVIRSASVVDTKGRQRLKGIVVERSGFEELIACDALGMSGGWSPVVHLACQRGARPVWSEELKAFVAPDVGGGLRPVGAANGVYTLSGCLSDGAEKAAAIAADLGFSASSAAAPVVDGEEATSFSALWYVPGAKSKAFVDFQNDVHAKDLGLALREGFGHVEHAKRYTTSGMATDQGKLSNINAVGILAGMRGVSPAEVGTTTFRPFYTPVSFGALAGTARDEHAAPARKSPLHGWAMKNGATFVEAGLWHRSAWFPRAGEKTWRDSVDREVLNVRANVGLCDVSTLGKIEVLGPDAAEFLNRLYCNPVLKLPIGKARYGLMLREDGFVFDDGTVSRFDEEHFFVTTTTAMAGPVMAHLEYCAQTLWPELEVRFTSSTDQWAQMAIAGPKARAVLQQIVDGDISDGAFPFLSARKIVLKSGVSARLFRISFSGELAFELAVPAGYGEAVADQIMEAGRPHEICAYGVEALNVLRLEKGLLTHAEFDGRVTPDDAGLGRMLSMQKTDFIGKRLSTRYGLTAADRMQLVGLKPVDADKDMRAGAHLLKEGTKPSTLNDQGWVSSAGFSPVLGHAIALAFLKSGRERYGEKVVVFDKLRDQEIVAEVCDPVFVDPQNAKLKA encoded by the coding sequence ATGACCAGTTATCGTCTTTCCTCCGGCGGTCTCGTCGATCGCAGCAAAACGTTGAGCTTCACCTTCGACGGCCGGCCGCTGCGCGGATTTTCCGGCGATACGCTCGCCTCCGCACTTCTTGCCAATGACCAGCTGCTCGTCGGCCGCAGCTTCAAATACCACCGGCCGCGCGGCATCGTCAGCGCCGGGCCCTCCGAACCCAACGCGCTCGTCACCCTCGGCTCTGGTGCTCGCACCGATGCCAACACCAAGGCGACCGTCGCCGAGCTCTATGGCGGGCTGACTGCCAAAAGCCAGAACCGCTGGCCGTCTCTCGGCTTCGATGTCGGGGCGGTCAACGGCGTCCTTTCGCCGTTCCTCGGCGCCGGCTTCTACTACAAGACCTTCATGTGGCCGAAGCAGTTCTGGGAGCGCGTCTACGAACCCTTCATCCGCCGCGCCGCCGGCCTCGGCCGGGCGGTGCTGGAGCGCGACCCCGAGAGCTACGAGAAGTCCTGGGCGTTCTGCGACCTGCTCGTCGTCGGTGCCGGTCCCGCCGGCCTGATGGCAGCACTGACGGCCGGCCGCGCCGGCCTTCGGGTCATCGTCGCCGACGAGGATTTCCGGCTCGGCGGCTCCCTGCTTGCGACCGGCGAGACCGTCGACGGCGCGCCGGCATCGGTCTTTGCCGACCGCACCGTCGCCGAACTGCAAGCGCTGCCCAATGTCACGCTGCTTTCGCGCACCACTGTCTTCGGCTGGTATGACGACAACGTCTTCGGCGCGGTTGAACGCGTGCAGAAACACGTCGCTGAACCGTCTTCGAAGCTCGTGAGCGAGCGTGTCTGGCGCATCGTTGCCAAGCGCGCGCTGATGGCAACCGGTGCCGAGGAACGCCCGCTGGTGTTCGGCGGCAATGATAGGCCCGGCGTGATGATGGCGGGAGCCATGACCACCTATGCCGAGCGCTATGGTGTGGCCGCCGGCAAGCAGATCACGATCTTTACCAGCGGCAGCGCCGGGTACCGCACGGCGCGGGCCCTTGCGTCCAAGGGCGTCGCCATCGCGGCGATCGTCGACGCCCGAGCGGAATCCGCCGATCAGGCGCCTGATGGCATCCGGGTCATCCGCTCGGCTTCCGTCGTCGACACCAAGGGCAGGCAGCGCCTCAAGGGCATCGTCGTCGAACGCTCCGGCTTCGAGGAACTGATCGCCTGCGATGCGCTGGGGATGTCCGGTGGCTGGAGCCCGGTCGTGCATCTTGCCTGCCAGCGCGGCGCAAGACCGGTCTGGTCGGAGGAATTGAAGGCCTTCGTCGCACCTGATGTCGGTGGCGGGCTGCGTCCCGTGGGCGCTGCAAACGGTGTCTACACGCTCTCGGGCTGCCTGTCCGATGGTGCGGAGAAGGCCGCAGCGATTGCGGCCGACCTCGGTTTCAGCGCCAGCTCGGCCGCAGCACCGGTCGTCGATGGCGAAGAGGCCACGTCCTTTTCAGCGCTCTGGTATGTGCCGGGCGCCAAATCGAAGGCCTTTGTCGATTTCCAGAACGACGTGCATGCGAAGGATCTCGGCCTGGCGCTGCGCGAAGGTTTCGGCCATGTCGAGCACGCCAAGCGCTACACGACCAGCGGCATGGCGACCGATCAGGGCAAGCTTTCCAACATCAATGCCGTCGGCATCCTTGCCGGCATGCGCGGCGTCAGCCCGGCAGAGGTCGGCACCACCACCTTCAGGCCGTTCTACACCCCGGTCTCCTTCGGTGCACTTGCCGGCACGGCGCGCGATGAGCATGCAGCACCGGCGCGCAAGTCGCCGCTGCATGGCTGGGCGATGAAAAATGGCGCGACCTTCGTCGAGGCCGGGCTCTGGCATCGTTCCGCCTGGTTCCCGCGCGCCGGCGAAAAGACCTGGCGCGACAGCGTCGATCGCGAAGTCTTGAACGTGCGGGCCAATGTCGGCCTCTGTGACGTCTCGACCCTCGGCAAGATCGAGGTCTTAGGCCCCGACGCTGCGGAGTTCCTCAACCGTCTCTATTGCAACCCGGTCCTGAAGCTGCCGATCGGCAAGGCGCGTTACGGCCTGATGCTGCGCGAAGACGGTTTCGTCTTCGACGACGGTACGGTCAGCCGCTTCGACGAGGAGCATTTCTTCGTCACCACGACGACGGCGATGGCCGGTCCCGTCATGGCGCACCTGGAATATTGCGCCCAGACGCTCTGGCCGGAACTCGAAGTCCGCTTCACCTCGTCGACCGACCAATGGGCGCAGATGGCGATCGCTGGTCCGAAAGCGCGCGCGGTGCTGCAGCAGATCGTCGATGGCGATATTTCCGATGGCGCGTTTCCGTTCCTGTCCGCCCGCAAGATCGTCCTGAAAAGCGGCGTGTCGGCGCGGCTCTTCCGCATTTCCTTCTCCGGGGAGCTGGCTTTCGAACTGGCGGTGCCGGCAGGTTATGGCGAGGCGGTGGCCGACCAGATCATGGAGGCCGGCCGGCCGCATGAAATCTGTGCCTATGGCGTCGAAGCCTTGAACGTGCTGCGGCTGGAGAAGGGTCTGCTGACGCATGCCGAATTCGACGGTCGCGTGACGCCAGACGATGCCGGCCTCGGCCGAATGCTCTCGATGCAGAAGACCGACTTCATCGGCAAGCGCCTGTCGACGCGCTACGGCCTGACGGCGGCGGATCGCATGCAGCTCGTTGGTCTGAAGCCCGTCGATGCCGACAAGGACATGCGGGCCGGAGCGCATCTTCTGAAGGAGGGGACCAAGCCCTCGACGCTGAACGATCAGGGTTGGGTCAGCTCGGCCGGTTTCTCGCCGGTCCTGGGGCACGCCATCGCGCTCGCCTTCCTGAAATCCGGGCGCGAACGCTATGGCGAGAAGGTCGTGGTGTTCGACAAGCTGCGTGATCAGGAGATCGTCGCCGAGGTCTGCGACCCGGTCTTCGTCGATCCGCAAAATGCAAAGCTGAAGGCCTGA